In Novipirellula caenicola, a single genomic region encodes these proteins:
- a CDS encoding DUF1559 domain-containing protein, producing MVSRPKTKTGFTLVELLVVIAIIGVLVGLLLPAVQAAREAARRMSCSNNMKQIGLALHNYHSAYKQLPKQSGGTYDLDSSGGNNNRFRLSWLIGITPFIEQQALWEQISNPMDRNNDGTIDYYSMGPWPWQTNYEPWMTELPAFRCPSDPGTGAPAMARTNYAACIGDSTDWVNWGYWRWQGGSWNQGHINSANASNRGFFYNRRSMKFRDMLDGLSNTVAVGEIATGLGDRDIRTDPYFGIGWGKIHGNPSACLDAGLTDPERPQFWEPSIGNSNPGLRSNSWKRGFRWSDSVPTYTSFTTMLPPNREVCIGGSGDFDTGVLPPSSRHQGGVHILMGDGAVKFITDSIEAGDSRSPVVKQGSPGIAPGSKSPYGLWGALGTRASKETIDSEF from the coding sequence ATGGTTTCGCGTCCTAAAACCAAGACTGGTTTTACACTGGTCGAACTACTTGTGGTCATTGCAATTATTGGAGTATTAGTCGGGCTGCTGCTGCCAGCAGTGCAAGCCGCTCGCGAAGCAGCTCGGCGGATGAGTTGTAGCAACAACATGAAGCAAATCGGGTTGGCGTTGCACAATTATCACTCGGCCTACAAGCAATTGCCGAAGCAATCGGGTGGCACCTATGACCTCGACAGTAGTGGCGGTAACAACAATCGCTTTCGTCTCAGTTGGCTGATTGGCATTACGCCGTTTATTGAACAACAGGCGCTGTGGGAACAAATCAGCAACCCGATGGACAGAAACAATGATGGCACGATTGATTACTACTCCATGGGACCTTGGCCTTGGCAAACGAACTATGAGCCTTGGATGACAGAGCTTCCGGCATTCCGATGCCCGAGCGATCCTGGAACCGGAGCCCCTGCGATGGCTCGAACCAACTACGCGGCCTGCATCGGTGACAGCACTGACTGGGTCAACTGGGGGTATTGGCGATGGCAGGGCGGTTCATGGAACCAGGGCCACATCAACAGCGCAAACGCGTCGAATCGTGGCTTCTTCTACAATCGCAGGTCGATGAAATTCCGTGACATGTTGGATGGCTTGTCAAACACGGTTGCGGTGGGTGAAATCGCCACCGGACTGGGTGACCGCGATATTCGCACCGACCCCTACTTCGGAATCGGCTGGGGTAAGATTCACGGCAACCCATCTGCTTGCCTTGATGCGGGGCTGACGGATCCAGAGCGACCTCAGTTCTGGGAACCGTCGATCGGCAATTCGAACCCAGGGCTGCGTAGCAATAGTTGGAAACGTGGCTTTCGCTGGAGTGATTCGGTACCAACCTACACCAGCTTTACGACCATGCTGCCGCCCAATCGCGAGGTTTGCATCGGTGGCAGTGGCGACTTTGACACAGGGGTTCTGCCACCAAGTAGCCGTCACCAAGGCGGTGTCCACATCTTGATGGGCGACGGAGCAGTGAAGTTCATTACCGACTCGATCGAAGCCGGAGATTCACGTTCGCCGGTGGTCAAGCAAGGTAGCCCCGGCATCGCCCCTGGATCGAAAAGCCCGTACGGCTTGTGGGGTGCTCTGGGTACCCGCGCTTCCAAAGAGACGATTGACAGCGAATTCTAA
- a CDS encoding AMP-binding protein — protein MQIGLLVIAVLAILIVLLAVFSPRRFVRGFMRPILATLYRKRVVGLENLPQDRGYVIASNHVSWIDGILLLWMLPKNVRFVVDGANFNSRIGGYLGRAFDTILMYSGPKSIGRALKTAREGLSNGDVIGIFPEGTITRTGQLQAFKPGIQKILKGTNAAIMPVWLEGMWGSVFSFSGGKFFFKWPTQFRRTLTLYIGPPLEGDAPLELVRSHVQSLGARATIEQRDKFPTLARRVIRVWRKKGSIVQCADSMGTEVTGRELLTRVLALRRVLRRDVLDRDESTVAILLPPSVGGVATNIALTMDRRVTANLNYTVSSQVMNHCIHEAGIKHVLTSEKFLSKLDLQLDADVVLLESLKDKVTTWDKAVAFIQAVLLPAAVLDRVLGLHKIDKDDLLTIIFTSGSTGMPKGVMLTQANISHNVDAIERAVRLNYQDVVIGVLPFFHSFGYSVTLWAVMTLGPTGVYHFNPLDARQIGKLAAKYKASVLLGTPTFLRSYLRRVEPEQFATLDVVVVGAEKMPAELFDAFEERFGVRPVEGYGATELSPLVSVNIPPSRSAAKYQADRIEGSVGRPLPGIGARIVSPEDGSERLSGQDGMLMVTGPNVMKGYVNQDELTRKVVQDGWYVTGDIANVDDQGFLHITGRLSRFSKIGGEMVPHLRVEEEIAKVYGCKSGKEAACGSAEESDIEQPTVCVTAVPDAKKGERLVVLHLPTSKTYDEVRAGLISAGLPNLFIPSSDSFLEVDKIPQLGTGKLDIKGAQMVAKQHFGEV, from the coding sequence TTGCAAATTGGACTGCTCGTGATCGCGGTGTTGGCGATCCTGATCGTATTGTTGGCGGTCTTCTCGCCTCGAAGGTTTGTTCGTGGTTTCATGCGTCCGATCCTGGCAACGCTTTACCGCAAGCGGGTGGTGGGGCTCGAGAATCTGCCTCAAGACCGTGGCTATGTGATCGCCAGCAATCATGTGTCCTGGATCGATGGAATCCTGCTTCTGTGGATGTTGCCAAAGAACGTCCGCTTTGTCGTTGACGGCGCGAATTTCAATTCCCGCATCGGTGGCTATTTGGGCCGCGCGTTTGATACGATCCTGATGTACTCGGGCCCCAAATCGATTGGCCGCGCGCTAAAAACCGCTCGCGAAGGTTTGTCTAACGGTGATGTAATCGGGATTTTTCCCGAAGGCACGATCACGCGGACGGGGCAGCTGCAGGCGTTCAAACCAGGGATCCAAAAGATCCTAAAAGGCACCAACGCGGCGATCATGCCGGTTTGGTTGGAAGGCATGTGGGGCAGCGTCTTCAGTTTCTCAGGCGGCAAGTTCTTTTTTAAGTGGCCGACCCAATTTCGCCGCACGCTCACGCTCTACATTGGACCGCCGCTCGAAGGCGATGCGCCCTTGGAACTGGTTCGCTCGCATGTCCAGTCGCTCGGTGCGCGAGCAACGATCGAACAACGCGACAAGTTTCCCACACTCGCCCGCCGCGTCATCCGCGTTTGGCGGAAAAAAGGAAGCATCGTTCAGTGTGCCGATTCGATGGGCACCGAGGTCACCGGCCGTGAACTGTTGACCCGTGTGTTGGCGCTGCGCCGAGTCCTCCGCCGCGACGTGCTCGATCGCGATGAGTCCACCGTGGCGATCTTGCTGCCGCCTAGCGTTGGAGGTGTTGCGACCAACATCGCATTGACGATGGATCGCCGAGTCACCGCGAATCTGAACTATACCGTTTCGAGTCAGGTGATGAATCACTGCATTCACGAGGCCGGGATCAAGCACGTTCTGACCAGCGAAAAGTTTCTAAGCAAGTTGGATCTGCAGCTCGATGCCGATGTCGTTTTGCTCGAATCACTTAAAGACAAAGTCACGACGTGGGACAAGGCGGTTGCGTTCATCCAAGCCGTGTTGCTGCCCGCGGCCGTGCTCGATCGGGTGCTTGGACTTCACAAAATCGACAAGGACGACCTGCTGACGATTATCTTCACCAGTGGATCGACGGGGATGCCCAAGGGGGTGATGCTGACTCAGGCGAACATCAGCCACAATGTCGACGCGATCGAGCGTGCCGTCCGGTTGAATTACCAAGACGTCGTGATCGGCGTGCTGCCCTTCTTTCACTCGTTCGGCTATAGCGTAACGTTGTGGGCGGTGATGACGTTGGGGCCGACCGGGGTCTATCATTTCAATCCGCTCGATGCACGCCAAATTGGAAAGCTTGCCGCTAAATACAAAGCGTCAGTGTTGTTGGGGACTCCCACGTTTCTGCGAAGCTACCTGCGTCGTGTCGAACCCGAGCAATTCGCCACGCTGGATGTGGTGGTTGTGGGTGCCGAGAAAATGCCGGCTGAACTGTTTGATGCCTTCGAAGAACGATTTGGTGTTCGACCGGTCGAAGGCTACGGTGCAACGGAACTCAGCCCGCTGGTGTCGGTCAACATTCCGCCGAGCCGTTCGGCGGCGAAGTATCAAGCCGACCGCATCGAAGGCAGCGTGGGACGCCCCTTGCCAGGCATTGGTGCTCGAATCGTTTCACCCGAGGATGGCAGCGAACGGTTGTCCGGGCAAGACGGCATGCTGATGGTCACCGGACCGAACGTGATGAAAGGCTATGTCAACCAAGACGAATTGACTCGCAAAGTGGTCCAAGACGGCTGGTACGTGACCGGGGACATCGCCAACGTCGACGATCAAGGTTTTCTGCATATCACCGGACGGCTGAGTCGGTTTTCAAAGATCGGCGGCGAAATGGTGCCACATCTTCGCGTCGAAGAAGAGATCGCCAAAGTGTACGGCTGCAAATCCGGCAAAGAGGCTGCATGCGGTTCCGCTGAGGAATCCGACATCGAGCAGCCCACCGTATGCGTGACGGCCGTTCCGGATGCCAAGAAGGGCGAACGCTTGGTGGTTCTGCATTTGCCGACGTCCAAAACCTACGACGAAGTGCGTGCTGGATTGATCTCGGCCGGCTTGCCCAATCTGTTCATCCCCTCGTCGGACAGTTTTCTAGAGGTCGATAAGATCCCGCAATTGGGCACTGGCAAGCTCGACATCAAAGGAGCTCAAATGGTCGCCAAACAGCACTTTGGCGAAGTCTAG
- a CDS encoding deoxyribonuclease I has protein sequence MEDSTRGNPIQVAVVVLLLVGGGWYFFKNYNIQGLDGVRVSPKNELWGDAELTSFPGESEFSGDSSRLVSGIAASSAQATSENPFTSTGRAAVTATPASVSPRPPARIANLRIASWALDGFGPTKLANPIARQNIVRIVHQFDIVALQQIAAIERDLIPRLVDEINQSGRRYDFVLGESNGPAGRQEQLAFVFDTTRVRVDRNQTYTVADPMNQMGYDPLVAWFQAAQPSVETAWTFSLVNIRVDLGQAPVEVALLPGILKSVRNDGRNEDDVVLTGLFQADDAYLVPTLVGDNIVAAVRSVPTDVFGRYQTSNILMDTTFCSEYLGRGGALDFLRVYNMSLADAEVVTSHLPVYAEFTATEGGRL, from the coding sequence ATGGAAGACTCTACCCGTGGCAATCCGATTCAAGTCGCCGTGGTAGTACTGCTACTTGTCGGTGGCGGCTGGTATTTCTTCAAAAACTATAACATTCAAGGGCTTGATGGCGTTCGCGTTTCGCCCAAGAACGAGTTGTGGGGTGACGCCGAGCTGACGAGCTTTCCGGGCGAATCCGAGTTCAGCGGCGATTCGTCTCGACTCGTCTCGGGCATTGCTGCATCCTCTGCCCAAGCGACGTCTGAAAATCCGTTCACATCGACCGGCCGCGCTGCCGTGACGGCGACCCCGGCGAGTGTCTCGCCACGACCTCCGGCTCGCATCGCCAATCTGCGAATCGCGTCGTGGGCGCTCGACGGTTTTGGGCCGACCAAGTTGGCTAATCCAATTGCTCGCCAAAACATCGTTCGCATTGTCCACCAATTTGATATCGTCGCGCTGCAGCAAATTGCCGCCATTGAACGTGACTTGATCCCTCGGCTGGTTGACGAGATCAATCAATCCGGTCGGCGTTACGATTTCGTACTTGGTGAGTCCAACGGCCCTGCCGGACGCCAGGAACAATTGGCGTTTGTGTTCGATACCACGCGAGTTCGTGTCGATCGCAATCAAACCTACACGGTCGCCGACCCCATGAATCAAATGGGCTATGATCCGCTGGTGGCATGGTTTCAAGCCGCCCAACCGTCGGTGGAAACCGCTTGGACCTTCTCGCTAGTGAACATTCGAGTCGATCTTGGCCAAGCTCCGGTCGAAGTTGCGCTGCTGCCTGGGATTCTGAAAAGTGTTCGCAATGACGGGCGGAACGAGGACGACGTGGTGTTGACCGGACTGTTCCAAGCTGATGATGCCTATTTGGTGCCCACGCTTGTCGGGGACAACATCGTGGCCGCGGTGCGAAGCGTTCCTACCGATGTTTTTGGCCGCTACCAAACCAGCAATATCTTGATGGATACAACCTTTTGCAGTGAGTATCTCGGCCGTGGCGGTGCTCTGGACTTTTTGCGGGTCTACAACATGAGCCTTGCCGATGCCGAGGTGGTCACCAGCCATCTGCCGGTGTACGCCGAATTCACTGCGACCGAAGGCGGTCGGCTATAG
- the odhB gene encoding 2-oxoglutarate dehydrogenase complex dihydrolipoyllysine-residue succinyltransferase, with amino-acid sequence MSESINVDVPTVGESISEVQIGQWLKQEGDWVKDGEDLVEIETEKASVQIPAPGSGYLENIQKASEEFAAVGETIASIRLSDAPDSNGTPPSEPAASAGGSSSPQAASSPAASGPAAGGQPAASGGSTATGTSASFVMPAAKRLLEEHGLSQSQVPATGPGGRLLKEDVLAFVRNRGNAPAAPAAPKPAASVPSPAPRPTASTSLVAESVPNRSEEVKPLSMLRRTIAARLVEAQQTAALLTTFNEIDMQPVMAIRKKYKDAFAERHGVKLGFMSFFAKASVEALRRYPLVNAEIRDDNIVYRHYHDIGVAIGGGKGLVVPILRNVERMSFADVEAGIAEFARQAGENRLQPADLIGGTFTISNGGVYGSLLSTPIVNPPQSGILGLHSIQERPVAIDGNVVIRPMMYVALTYDHRIVDGREAVGFLKTIKEIIEDPARLFLEL; translated from the coding sequence GTGAGCGAATCTATTAACGTCGACGTCCCTACCGTTGGTGAATCGATTAGCGAAGTGCAAATTGGTCAGTGGCTCAAACAAGAGGGAGACTGGGTCAAGGACGGGGAGGACCTCGTCGAAATCGAAACCGAAAAGGCATCGGTACAAATCCCTGCTCCCGGATCCGGATACCTTGAGAATATTCAAAAGGCATCCGAAGAATTCGCCGCCGTCGGCGAAACAATCGCTTCAATCCGCCTCAGCGACGCTCCCGATTCAAACGGCACCCCCCCGTCGGAACCTGCCGCTTCGGCGGGCGGCAGTTCAAGCCCTCAAGCTGCCAGCAGCCCGGCTGCTAGTGGTCCGGCTGCTGGCGGCCAACCCGCAGCGAGTGGCGGATCGACCGCGACCGGCACATCGGCTTCGTTCGTCATGCCCGCGGCAAAACGGTTGCTCGAAGAACATGGATTGTCGCAAAGCCAAGTGCCAGCCACCGGACCGGGGGGACGACTGTTAAAAGAAGACGTGTTGGCGTTCGTTCGCAACCGCGGCAATGCTCCGGCAGCCCCCGCAGCCCCCAAACCTGCGGCGAGCGTTCCTAGCCCCGCACCGCGTCCGACGGCGTCCACATCGTTGGTGGCCGAATCGGTTCCTAACCGCAGCGAAGAGGTCAAACCGCTCAGCATGCTGCGTCGCACCATCGCCGCGCGATTGGTCGAAGCCCAACAAACCGCGGCACTGTTGACCACGTTCAACGAAATTGACATGCAGCCAGTGATGGCGATCCGCAAAAAGTACAAGGACGCGTTCGCAGAACGTCATGGGGTCAAACTCGGGTTCATGTCGTTTTTCGCTAAAGCATCGGTCGAAGCACTGCGTCGCTACCCGCTGGTGAACGCGGAAATCCGTGATGACAATATTGTCTATCGCCATTACCACGATATCGGCGTCGCGATCGGAGGCGGCAAAGGATTGGTCGTTCCGATTTTGCGAAACGTCGAACGCATGTCGTTTGCCGACGTCGAAGCGGGGATTGCCGAATTTGCACGTCAAGCAGGCGAAAACCGATTGCAGCCAGCCGATTTGATTGGTGGCACGTTTACGATCAGCAACGGCGGCGTCTATGGATCGCTACTGAGCACTCCGATTGTGAATCCTCCGCAAAGCGGAATCCTCGGGTTGCACTCGATCCAAGAACGCCCTGTGGCAATCGATGGTAACGTCGTCATTCGTCCGATGATGTATGTAGCATTGACCTACGATCACCGCATCGTTGATGGCCGCGAAGCCGTAGGATTCCTCAAGACGATCAAAGAGATCATCGAGGATCCTGCTCGTTTGTTCTTGGAACTGTAA
- a CDS encoding universal stress protein, whose protein sequence is MTKVILATDGSPQADDAIAFLKRLPMPRPVDVDIVTNVFVPLHNGDLTDPLLRDFREHQEAEANQYLERSEAALDDFADTVTRKFLHGDIGHSIVEFAEQNESDFIVMGATGRSGIGRILLGSVSDYVATHATCNVIVARKPLHQCSQEDPMKITIGYNDCEGSDEAISEFTKLDWTTTAAISLLGVVPVFQGFSPDLMPNIVQYRSEQRVAAMRYLKAGRERLTSEHTQLSTDQISCDVVETDHVGNAIIERLEENKNDVIVIGDSHRSRISRMLLGSVSRFVLQHAHCSMWIARDKNAVHD, encoded by the coding sequence ATGACCAAGGTCATTCTCGCCACTGATGGTTCACCCCAAGCGGATGACGCGATCGCATTCCTAAAACGATTGCCGATGCCGCGACCGGTCGACGTGGACATCGTGACGAACGTTTTCGTACCGCTCCACAATGGTGATTTGACCGATCCTCTGTTGCGTGATTTCCGCGAACACCAAGAAGCCGAGGCCAATCAGTATTTGGAGAGATCGGAAGCGGCGCTGGATGATTTCGCGGATACCGTGACTCGAAAATTCCTGCACGGCGATATCGGGCACAGCATTGTCGAGTTCGCCGAGCAAAACGAGAGTGATTTCATTGTCATGGGCGCGACCGGGCGTTCGGGAATCGGCCGGATTCTGTTGGGCAGCGTCAGCGACTATGTCGCCACGCATGCGACGTGCAATGTGATTGTCGCGCGGAAACCGCTGCATCAATGTTCGCAAGAAGATCCGATGAAGATCACCATCGGATACAACGATTGCGAAGGTTCCGACGAGGCAATCAGCGAGTTCACGAAACTCGACTGGACCACCACGGCCGCAATCAGTTTGCTGGGGGTGGTGCCGGTTTTTCAAGGCTTTAGCCCCGATCTGATGCCTAACATCGTGCAATACCGTAGCGAGCAACGGGTCGCCGCGATGCGGTATTTAAAGGCGGGGCGTGAACGATTGACCAGCGAGCACACGCAATTGTCCACCGATCAAATCTCGTGCGATGTGGTCGAGACCGATCACGTCGGCAACGCGATCATCGAACGGCTCGAAGAAAACAAGAACGACGTGATTGTGATTGGCGACTCGCACCGCAGCCGGATCAGCCGCATGCTATTGGGCAGTGTGTCGCGGTTCGTGCTGCAGCATGCTCACTGCAGCATGTGGATCGCGCGAGACAAAAACGCAGTCCATGATTAA
- a CDS encoding SDR family oxidoreductase, protein MDLLDPHYEDDASPPLPMLVSGIAGVPGYNAFHYFRDLYGDQVIGVRQSNMWPLSGDGIVACDAEDADSVARLWDEYGFRSLLNFGGCCRLKSCELNVDMAHRVNVLGAENMIAQAIRHDARVIHLSVDLVFAGRVGGSYSEQDATDPVTVYGAKMVEAENVVLSRCDNACVLRISLPMGISFNEHAGAIDWIASRFKQNKPATLFTDEVRTPTYTDCMNGLFATLLDKPLTGLYHAGGPRRLTLYQIGQIVNRIGGYDPDLLHKSLRHEAGPMPPRAGDVSMDSSKLQQDLGYNPFDPWPLSDDWLPTHERWHYDRDDGFSGSEAMIKTLLYQNPDKPGLVPPSRNEVWGASRFA, encoded by the coding sequence ATGGATTTGCTGGACCCCCACTACGAAGACGACGCTTCACCGCCGCTGCCGATGCTGGTCAGCGGGATCGCAGGCGTGCCTGGATACAACGCGTTCCATTACTTTCGCGACCTGTATGGCGATCAAGTGATCGGGGTTCGGCAATCCAATATGTGGCCGCTTTCGGGCGACGGCATTGTCGCCTGTGATGCCGAGGATGCCGACAGCGTGGCACGGTTGTGGGACGAATATGGTTTCCGAAGTCTGCTGAATTTTGGTGGTTGTTGTCGGTTAAAATCATGTGAATTGAATGTCGACATGGCGCATCGGGTGAATGTACTCGGAGCCGAGAACATGATTGCCCAAGCGATCCGGCATGATGCGCGTGTCATCCACTTGTCCGTTGATTTGGTGTTCGCCGGCCGCGTTGGCGGAAGCTACAGCGAACAAGATGCGACCGACCCGGTGACCGTCTACGGTGCCAAGATGGTCGAAGCCGAAAATGTCGTGCTCTCGCGGTGCGACAACGCATGCGTGCTTCGCATCTCGTTACCGATGGGAATCAGTTTTAATGAGCACGCTGGTGCAATCGATTGGATCGCATCGCGGTTCAAACAGAACAAACCAGCAACGCTGTTTACCGACGAAGTGCGGACGCCGACCTATACCGATTGCATGAACGGATTGTTTGCGACGCTGTTGGACAAGCCTCTGACGGGGCTGTATCACGCTGGCGGACCACGGCGTTTGACGCTTTATCAAATAGGCCAGATCGTCAATCGCATTGGTGGGTACGATCCCGATCTGCTGCACAAGTCGCTGCGACACGAGGCCGGACCCATGCCGCCCCGCGCCGGCGATGTGTCGATGGATTCGTCCAAACTGCAGCAAGACCTTGGCTACAACCCGTTTGACCCGTGGCCGCTTTCGGACGATTGGTTACCGACCCACGAGCGGTGGCATTACGATCGCGACGACGGCTTTTCGGGTTCCGAAGCGATGATCAAAACGCTGCTTTACCAAAACCCCGACAAACCTGGCTTGGTACCGCCGAGCCGCAACGAGGTGTGGGGAGCGAGCCGGTTCGCGTAG